From the genome of Chitinivorax sp. B:
AAAATCAATGTAAAACCGTCGAAAAATGCCATTCAACATGGCCAATATCACCTCAAACAACTGATAAAACACAAATATTATTAAAACACGCCATAACAATACAAATACGTCTCAGCAACTATCCAAGCCAGGCCAATGCAACTGAAACAGCTTGGCGACCACCAACTGGCACAATCTGTTCATGTGCCACGATCACCCGTTCTATCGGCCAATCCAGCAGTTGATCCCGACTACGACGGGCGGCCACTTTATCCTTGATCATGACTCTGATGGTAGGTGACACCACCAACTGATGTCCCAATACCCCTCGTACCAACAACCGCTTGATCCAACCGGAAACCTCACCGAAATGCACACAAAGATCGGTCAGAATCAACGTCCGGCTGGCATGATGGAAGAAGGCTGTTTCATTCAACATTGGCAAGCCTTCGAAAAAGCAATGTGCCAAATCAGATTGCCATGACCCGATGGAAGAATCGCTCAGCACCTTGCCATGGAGCAGATCCGGCCGCTTGCTGGCCAGCCCCGGCGCAATCCACAATGCCGCGGCAGGATAAGCATTGGCCCACACACCCGCATTCAAATGATGCCCCAGATTCGGCGCCACAATACAGCTGACCGGGCCTAACGCATCAATAGCCTGTTGCAATGTGGGTGTCAGCGGTGCTGGCGAATGTACGAACAAGCCACCTGAAGATAAGCGCACCACCGTCATGCGTGACCAGATCGTCAATCCGGCAAAATGGATGGGATAGGGCTGATGCCAGAGTTGACCATCGACGATCGGCAATAAACACGACATGGCTAGCGGATGAGGGTATGGGATCGCCTTATCTTACTCTGCAATTGCATCAACCCATACAGCAACGCTTCCGCAGTCGGCGGGCAACCCGACACATACACATCCACTGGCACAATGCGGTCACAACCCCGCACCACGGAATACGCGTAATGGTAGTAGCCCCCACCATTCGCACATGACCCCATCGACAGCACGTACTTCGGTTCCGCCATCTGGTCATAGATCTTGCGCATGGCAGGTGCCATTTTATTGGTGAGCGTGCCGGCAACGATCATCAGATCAGCTTGGCGAGGTGTGGCACGTGGCATGATGCCAAAACGGTCCATATCGTACCGGGATGCGGCAGCATGCATCATCTCTACAGCACAGCACGCCAGGCCAAATGAGAGATACCACAAGCTATCACTACGGGCGAGATTGGCTAGATGATCCAAGCGGGTTAGCAAATAGCCATCACGGTGAAAAGAGGCAGACTGCATGAACGATACTCCCTGACATTCGACCGGACGAGTGTAGGAGATACATCACCTGCAATCTTGTACTGAGACGACATCCGCTATAGGAACAGCGCACTCACTTCCTGCTGTGAGAAGCGGTATACCTCTTGTGTGCCTGGGTTGACTGTCATCCGTTGTCGCAAGAACTGGCTGGGACTGACGCCCACAAATGTCCGGAAATCACGATCGAAATGTGCCTGATCGAAATACCCCAGATCCTGCGCCAATCGTGCCCACATGCCGCGGGCAGGCAAGCTATCATTCGGCACTGTCACCAAATGCGCAAAACCCAGCCCAAACCGGGCAATGCGCCGAAAGTCACGAAATGGCATGCCATAAGCCAGCTTGAAACGGCGCTCCAACTGTCGAGTGCTCAGATTCAGGCGATCTGCCAATGCATCGGCCCGACCGATCAGATCATTCAAGGTCAGCCCAGGAAACCACGCCATCGGTCCTTGTCGACGGCACATTGCATCAAACAGCCAACCAGTCAGTTCTTGTACCCACTGCATGGGCTGTGTCGCTTGTTCCAATCGATCCAGCAAAGGCATTGCCACCTCGCGGCCAATCACCGAATCCAACCCCACATATTGATCAATCAGCCAATCTACCGGCATGTCGAAAAACCGTTCGAAACAACCGTGACGAAAAGTCAGCATCAAATATTGCGTACCTGGCTGTGGAAAAGTCAGATGTGGCAGACGACATGGGCCGGTTACTACCACACGGGGCAACGGATGCCGTAGCCCATCACCGCCTAGGTAAGCTGATCCGCCTTGCAGATAGGCAATCAATTGCGGCTGCGGCTTGGCTGGTAAATGCAGTTCGCCACCACCCAGATGGTCAATCAGAATATCGTGGATAAATGGCTGTAGAACAGGTGGTGGCGGGACGATCAGACGCATGAAAGCCTCTAAGCAAGTCAAACCAGAAGTCGGTTCGGTCGATTAGTCACCAAAGCCGGCGCAAGGACCGCATCAGCTACATTTTCCGATATCTGGATGCATCCAGGCAATGTAACCAGCACAGATACTTGCTTCAACAACATACCCATCAACATATCAGGATATTGTCATTTAATTGCAACCGCTCTACGTAAATTTGCTTATTTACTTGGCATTAACCAGCCATCAACAATGCTGTTTCCGGCCACGTCGGACAGAGGTAGTACGGCACATATCAGCCACCGTTTCCGTGCCATGCGAAGGACAGGCCGAGCATGTTCTACGCCGCAGTCCATTGCTCATACAGGGAAAATGCGTATGCCGCACATACTGTCGTGTCGTGCCATATGAATTGCTGCAAAGCATGATTGGGGTATTGATGTACTTGTAACAGGACAAACGGTCACGGATACCAGACTAGGCCACGCCCATAGCCGATCAATGA
Proteins encoded in this window:
- a CDS encoding DUF4336 domain-containing protein, which translates into the protein MSCLLPIVDGQLWHQPYPIHFAGLTIWSRMTVVRLSSGGLFVHSPAPLTPTLQQAIDALGPVSCIVAPNLGHHLNAGVWANAYPAAALWIAPGLASKRPDLLHGKVLSDSSIGSWQSDLAHCFFEGLPMLNETAFFHHASRTLILTDLCVHFGEVSGWIKRLLVRGVLGHQLVVSPTIRVMIKDKVAARRSRDQLLDWPIERVIVAHEQIVPVGGRQAVSVALAWLG
- a CDS encoding NADH-quinone oxidoreductase subunit B is translated as MQSASFHRDGYLLTRLDHLANLARSDSLWYLSFGLACCAVEMMHAAASRYDMDRFGIMPRATPRQADLMIVAGTLTNKMAPAMRKIYDQMAEPKYVLSMGSCANGGGYYHYAYSVVRGCDRIVPVDVYVSGCPPTAEALLYGLMQLQSKIRRSHTLIR
- a CDS encoding helix-turn-helix domain-containing protein codes for the protein MRLIVPPPPVLQPFIHDILIDHLGGGELHLPAKPQPQLIAYLQGGSAYLGGDGLRHPLPRVVVTGPCRLPHLTFPQPGTQYLMLTFRHGCFERFFDMPVDWLIDQYVGLDSVIGREVAMPLLDRLEQATQPMQWVQELTGWLFDAMCRRQGPMAWFPGLTLNDLIGRADALADRLNLSTRQLERRFKLAYGMPFRDFRRIARFGLGFAHLVTVPNDSLPARGMWARLAQDLGYFDQAHFDRDFRTFVGVSPSQFLRQRMTVNPGTQEVYRFSQQEVSALFL